Proteins from one Camelina sativa cultivar DH55 chromosome 8, Cs, whole genome shotgun sequence genomic window:
- the LOC104708328 gene encoding F-box protein At5g07670 isoform X1 — MSYRGKKENSPVSPLKKRRASWSELWVNHHHLLSSSPLDFAAKFQSLTPPISKSKTLLPPDFTLLLPDLILIRIIEQIPKSHRKNLSLVCKRWFKLHGRLVRSLRLPDWGFLASGRLISRFPNLDTVDLVSGCLISPPNSGILVNHRIVSFTVDVGSYQSWSFFEENLLSVEVVDRGLKALAGGCSNLRKLVVTNTSELGLLNVAEECSRLQELELHKCSDSVLLGIGSFENLQILRLVVSVDGLYHSLVSDIGLMILAQGCKRLVKLELVGCEGGFDGIKEIGQCCQMLEELTVCDHKMESGWLGGLRYCENLKTLRLVSCKKIDNDPDDELSCCCPALERLQLEKCQLRDKNTVKALFKMCEAAREIVFQDCWGLDNDIFSMAAAFGRVKLLYLEGCSLLTTSGLESVILHWHELEHLKVVSCKNIKDSEVSPSLSALFSALVELQWRPDTRSHLSSSLTETGIGGKGGKFFKKT, encoded by the exons ATGTCTTATAGAGGGAAGAAGGAGAACAGTCCAGTTTCACCATTGAAGAAGCGACGAGCGAGCTGGTCTGAACTTTGGGTTAACCATCACCATTTATTGTCTTCTTCTCCGCTTGATTTCGCCGCAAAGTTTCAGTCTTTGACTCCTCCAATCTCCAAATCCAAAACCCTACTCCCTCCTGATTTCACGCTTCTCTTACCTGACCTCATTCTCATCAGAATCATTGAACAAATCCCTAAATCTCACCGGAAAAATCTCTCCTTGGTCTGCAAGAGATGGTTTAAACTCCATGGTCGTCTTGTACGATCTCTTAGGTTGCCTGATTGGGGGTTTCTAGCGTCTGGTAGGCTGATCTCGAGGTTTCCCAATCTGGATACTGTTGATTTGGTCAGTGGGTGTTTAATTTCGCCGCCAAATTCAGGTATTTTAGTTAACCACAGGATAGTTTCGTTTACTGTTGATGTAGGGTCTTATCAGAGTTGGAGTTTCTTTGAGGAGAATCTATTGTCTGTTGAGGTAGTTGATAGAGGGTTAAAAGCTCTTGCTGGTGGCTGCTCAAATCTCAGGAAACTAGTTGTGACCAATACTAGTGAACTAGGGTTGTTGAATGTAGCTGAAGAGTGTTCCAGGTTGCAAGAACTCGAATTGCACAAGTGTTCTGATAGTGTTTTGCTTGGCATTGGTTCGTTTGAGAATCTGCAGATCTTGAGATTGGTTGTGAGTGTTGATGGGTTGTATCACTCTTTGGTTTCGGATATCGGTCTTATGATTTTGGCTCAAGGTTGCAAGAGACTGGTGAAGCTTGAGCTTGTTGGATGCGAGGGAGGGTTTGATGGGATTAAAGAGATAGGCCAATGTTGTCAAATGCTCGAGGAACTCACTGTTTGTGATCACAAGATGGAGTCGGGTTGGCTTGGAGGGCTTCGATATTGTGAGAATCTCAAGACGCTGAGACTCGTTTCTTGTAAAAAGATCGATAATGATCCAGATGATGAGTTGAGTTGTTGTTGTCCTGCTCTCGAGCGATTGCAGTTGGAGAAGTGTCAGTTAAGAGATAAGAATACCGTAAAGGCTCTGTTTAAGATGTGTGAAGCGGCAAGAGAGATTGTTTTCCAAGATTGTTGGGGATTGGATAATGATATCTTCAGCATGGCAGCGGCTTTCGG GAGAGTTAAGCTACTGTATCTGGAAGGATGCTCATTGCTAACAACATCAGGTCTAGAATCAGTGATTCTACATTGGCACGAGCTAGAACATCTGAAAGTGGTTTCGTGCAAGAACATAAAAGATTCAGAAGTCTCTCCGTCGCTGTCAGCTCTGTTCTCAGCTTTAGTGGAATTGCAGTGGAGACCAGACACCAGATCGCATCTCTCTTCAAGCCTTACAGAGACCGGAATTGGTGGTAAAGGTGGGaaatttttcaagaaaacatga
- the LOC104709889 gene encoding uncharacterized protein LOC104709889 yields MGFGICFVGLCQNAQRTGSLPGVRVARKNHLINHLLFADDTMFFSKTSPSSCATLMLILKRYEEASEQCINVEKFGITFSSKTPLEVKVRVKQALGITNEGGVGKYLGLPEHFGKRKKDIFTALVDKVRQRVMSLSNWFLTSAGKLILLKMVLSSMPSYAMSCFKLPLSLCKRLQSVLTRFWWDDKPGQKKICWVGWDTLTGAKEEGGLGPPLWKRKHHPTPPMGGGAFWRLGISSGKDLAGLSGMVKTSKFGVLRGCLGRKSQTLIPMGPPTKEKAHWKVKELLYPNSTKWNVEVIRQVIPHHEEEILSLILSDSPKPDKLRWLPERSRNYTTKSGYNLCKCSVVPGASGSFNWSKNVWKVTTSPKLRMFLWKVVRNVIPVGMLLVSRGIGDAGSCKRCGGNKEALHVLGSCLFAKRVWQLAPLVSLPRLDNLSTVKELLVSVGQSLTLPPVGLSIAPLYPWIMWYLWKSRNLLIFENKIWSEIKVVQKAILEARSWQQAALIQPKKQTKRKLVEAVSIHPEACVCFSDAAWNATTKVCGLGWTINNFTSGLIQQGSTSQPFVSSSLVAEALALKTVIMAALAMGVVRLVCNSDCQDLIGLINSGGQTTELDGILDNIQFLSLKFMSIFYCYVPRSENSEADASLLSCNASSLVWRLSVSNL; encoded by the exons ATGGGGTTTGGAATATGTTTCGTCG GGTTGTGTCAAAATGCACAAAGAACAGGCTCTCTCCCGGGTGTAAGAGTAGCAAGGAAGAACCATTTGATTAATCACCTTCTCTTTGCCGATGATACAATGTTTTTCAGTAAAACAAGCCCAAGCAGTTGCGCTACTCTCATGCTTATTTTAAAGCGTTATGAGGAAGCTTCTGAACAGTGTATAAATGTGGAGAAATTTGGGATTACATTCTCTTCTAAAACACCCCTGGAAGTGAAAGTGAGAGTGAAGCAAGCTTTGGGGATCACCAATGAAGGAGGTGTAGGGAAATATCTCGGGCTCCCTGAGCATTTTGGGAAAAGGAAGAAAGATATTTTCACGGCACTAGTGGATAAAGTAAGACAAAGAGTTATGTCCTTATCCAACTGGTTTCTCACTAGTGCAGGGAAGTTGATCCTGCTGAAGATGGTTCTTTCATCTATGCCGTCCTACGCCATGTCTTGTTTCAAGCTCCCATTGTCTTTATGTAAAAGACTTCAATCGGTTCTGACTAGATTTTGGTGGGATGATAAACCAGGGCAGAAGAAAATTTGCTGGGTGGGATGGGATACGCTTACCGGTGCAAAAGAGGAAGGGGGATTGGG TCCTCCTTTATGGAAGCGAAAGCACCATCCAACGCCTCCCATGGGTGGAGGGGCATTTTGGAGACTAGGGATATCCTCAGGAAAGGACTTGGCTGGATTGTCGGGAATGGTGAAGACATCAAAGTTTGGAGTGCTCCGTGGTTGTCTAGGTCGCAAGTCACAAACTTTGATCCCAATGGGACCACCTACAAAGGAGAAAGCGCATTGGAAAGTAAAGGAGCTCTTGTACCCAAATTCTACCAAGTGGAATGTGGAGGTTATTCGTCAAGTGATACCTCATCATGAGGAGGAGATACTCAGTCTGATATTGAGTGATTCCCCAAAACCGGATAAGCTTCGGTGGCTTCCGGAGAGATCAAGGAACTATACTACGAAATCTGGTTATAACTTGTGCAAGTGTTCAGTTGTTCCGGGAGCTTCAGGTAGTTTCAACTGGAGCAAGAATGTGTGGAAGGTTACCACTTCTCCAAAGCTTAGGATGTTTTTATGGAAAGTTGTACGTAATGTCATCCCAGTGGGCATGCTGTTGGTAAGTAGAGGAATAGGTGATGCTGGAAGCTGTAAGAGATGTGGTGGGAACAAAGAAGCTCTGCATGTCCTAGGCTCCTGCCTGTTTGCGAAGAGGGTTTGGCAACTAGCTCCTTTGGTTTCTCTGCCTAGATTGGATAACCTGAGTACTGTTAAGGAATTGTTGGTGTCAGTAGGGCAATCGCTCACCCTCCCACCAGTGGGATTGAGTATTGCCCCGCTGTACCCCTGGATCATGTGGTACCTATGGAAATCGCGTAACTtattgatttttgaaaacaaaatctggtCGGAAATTAAGGTGGTCCAAAAAGCGATTCTGGAAGCTAGGAGCTGGCAACAGGCTGCACTGATCCAACCGAAGAAGCAAACAAAGCGGAAGCTGGTCGAAGCTGTCTCTATCCACCCGGAGGCTTGCGTCTGCTTCTCTGATGCAGCGTGGAATGCTACGACAAAGGTTTGTGGGTTGGGCTGGACCATCAATAATTTCACTTCTGGATTGATTCAACAAGGAAGTACTTCTCAACCCTTTGTGTCCTCTTCCCTCGTAGCAGAGGCTTTAGCTCTAAAAACAGTTATCATGGCGGCTTTAGCTATGGGTGTTGTAAGGTTGGTTTGCAACTCGGATTGTCAGGACCTAATTGGTCTTATCAATTCCGGTGGCCAAACTACTGAACTCGATGGGATTTTGGATAATATTCAATTTCTCTCCCTTAAATTTATGTCTATTTTCTATTGTTATGTACCTCGTTCGGAGAACTCAGAGGCAGATGCTAGCCTACTGTCTTGTAATGCCTCCTCCCTAGTTTGGAGGTTGAGCGTTTCTAATTTATAA
- the LOC104708327 gene encoding NAC domain-containing protein 79, which yields MEAFGGFHKEDDEQMDLPPGFRFHPTDEELITHYLHNKVLDMAFSAKAIGEVDLNKAEPWELPYKAKMGEKEWYFFCVRDRKYPTGLRTNRATQAGYWKATGKDKEIYRGKSLVGMKKTLVFYRGRAPKGLKTNWVMHEYRLDGKLSAHNLPKTAKNEWVICRVFHKTAGGKKIPISTLIRIGSYGTGSSLPPLTDSSTYNDKTKTEPVYVPCFSNQAETRGTTLLNCFSNSSLSSSIQPEFLQMIPLYQPHQSLNVSENLQSSNPVLTQEQSVLQAMIENNKRQSFKTLNINSQETGASNTDQSSVFEFGRKRFDHQEVPSSSAGPLDLEPFWNY from the exons ATGGAAGCTTTCGGTGGGTTTCACAAGGAAGATGATGAGCAGATGGATTTGCCTCCTGGTTTCAGGTTTCATCCAACAGACGAAGAACTCATAACCCACTATCTACACAACAAGGTTCTTGACATGGCTTTCTCGGCTAAAGCTATTGGTGAGGTGGATTTGAACAAAGCTGAGCCTTGGGAGTTGCCTT atAAAGCAAAAATGGGTGAGAAAGAATGGTATTTTTTCTGTGTGAGGGATAGAAAGTATCCGACTGGTTTGAGGACTAACCGAGCAACCCAAGCCGGTTATTGGAAAGCGACAGGGAAGGATAAGGAGATTTACCGAGGCAAATCGCTTGTTGGTATGAAGAAAACACTTGTTTTCTATAGAGGAAGAGCTCCTAAAGGCCTCAAAACAAATTGGGTGATGCATGAGTATCGGCTAGATGGGAAACTCTCTGCTCATAACTTGCCTAAAACCGCTAAG AATGAATGGGTGATATGCAGGGTCTTTCATAAAACTGCTGGAGGCAAGAAGATCCCTATTTCGACTTTGATCCGAATCGGTTCTTATGGAACCGGGTCCAGCTTACCACCTTTGACCGATTCTTCAACATACAATGACAAAACCAAGACCGAGCCAGTTTACGTGCCCTGCTTCTCCAACCAAGCTGAAACCAGAGGAACCACATTACTCAATTGTTTCAGCAACTCTTCCCTCAGCTCCTCGATCCAACCAGAGTTTCTACAGATGATTCCACTTTACCAACCTCATCAATCTCTCAACGTTTCGGAGAACCTACAGAGTTCCAATCCGGTTCTTACGCAAGAACAGTCAGTTTTACAAGCAATGATCGAGAATAACAAAAGGCAGAGCttcaaaacattgaacattAATTCGCAGGAAACTGGGGCTTCTAATACCGATCAATCATCGGTTTTTGAATTTGGGAGGAAACGATTTGATCATCAAGAAGTTCCATCTTCCTCTGCCGGTCCACTTGATCTTGAACCTTTCTGGAACTACTGA
- the LOC104709890 gene encoding NAC domain-containing protein 79-like: protein MEAFGGFHKEDDEQMDLPPGFRFHPTDEELITHYLHNKVLDMAFSAKAIGEVDLNKAEPWELPYKAKMGEKEWYFFCVRDRKYPTGLRTNRATQAGYWKATGKDKEIYRGKSLVGMKKTLVFYRGRAPKGLKTNWVMHEYRLDGKXF from the exons ATGGAAGCTTTCGGTGGGTTTCACAAGGAAGATGATGAGCAGATGGATTTGCCTCCTGGTTTCAGGTTTCATCCAACAGACGAAGAACTCATAACCCACTATCTACACAACAAGGTTCTTGACATGGCTTTCTCGGCTAAAGCTATTGGTGAGGTGGATTTGAACAAAGCTGAGCCTTGGGAGTTGCCTT ataAAGCAAAAATGGGTGAGAAAGAATGGTATTTTTTCTGTGTGAGGGATAGAAAGTATCCGACTGGTTTGAGGACTAACCGAGCAACCCAAGCCGGTTATTGGAAAGCGACAGGGAAGGATAAGGAGATTTACCGAGGCAAATCGCTTGTTGGTATGAAGAAAACACTTGTTTTCTATAGAGGAAGAGCTCCTAAAGGCCTCAAAACAAATTGGGTGATGCATGAGTATCGGCTAGATGGGAAACNTTTTTAA
- the LOC104708328 gene encoding F-box protein At5g07670 isoform X2, with protein MSYRGKKENSPVSPLKKRRASWSELWVNHHHLLSSSPLDFAAKFQSLTPPISKSKTLLPPDFTLLLPDLILIRIIEQIPKSHRKNLSLVCKRWFKLHGRLVRSLRLPDWGFLASGSYQSWSFFEENLLSVEVVDRGLKALAGGCSNLRKLVVTNTSELGLLNVAEECSRLQELELHKCSDSVLLGIGSFENLQILRLVVSVDGLYHSLVSDIGLMILAQGCKRLVKLELVGCEGGFDGIKEIGQCCQMLEELTVCDHKMESGWLGGLRYCENLKTLRLVSCKKIDNDPDDELSCCCPALERLQLEKCQLRDKNTVKALFKMCEAAREIVFQDCWGLDNDIFSMAAAFGRVKLLYLEGCSLLTTSGLESVILHWHELEHLKVVSCKNIKDSEVSPSLSALFSALVELQWRPDTRSHLSSSLTETGIGGKGGKFFKKT; from the exons ATGTCTTATAGAGGGAAGAAGGAGAACAGTCCAGTTTCACCATTGAAGAAGCGACGAGCGAGCTGGTCTGAACTTTGGGTTAACCATCACCATTTATTGTCTTCTTCTCCGCTTGATTTCGCCGCAAAGTTTCAGTCTTTGACTCCTCCAATCTCCAAATCCAAAACCCTACTCCCTCCTGATTTCACGCTTCTCTTACCTGACCTCATTCTCATCAGAATCATTGAACAAATCCCTAAATCTCACCGGAAAAATCTCTCCTTGGTCTGCAAGAGATGGTTTAAACTCCATGGTCGTCTTGTACGATCTCTTAGGTTGCCTGATTGGGGGTTTCTAGCGTCTG GGTCTTATCAGAGTTGGAGTTTCTTTGAGGAGAATCTATTGTCTGTTGAGGTAGTTGATAGAGGGTTAAAAGCTCTTGCTGGTGGCTGCTCAAATCTCAGGAAACTAGTTGTGACCAATACTAGTGAACTAGGGTTGTTGAATGTAGCTGAAGAGTGTTCCAGGTTGCAAGAACTCGAATTGCACAAGTGTTCTGATAGTGTTTTGCTTGGCATTGGTTCGTTTGAGAATCTGCAGATCTTGAGATTGGTTGTGAGTGTTGATGGGTTGTATCACTCTTTGGTTTCGGATATCGGTCTTATGATTTTGGCTCAAGGTTGCAAGAGACTGGTGAAGCTTGAGCTTGTTGGATGCGAGGGAGGGTTTGATGGGATTAAAGAGATAGGCCAATGTTGTCAAATGCTCGAGGAACTCACTGTTTGTGATCACAAGATGGAGTCGGGTTGGCTTGGAGGGCTTCGATATTGTGAGAATCTCAAGACGCTGAGACTCGTTTCTTGTAAAAAGATCGATAATGATCCAGATGATGAGTTGAGTTGTTGTTGTCCTGCTCTCGAGCGATTGCAGTTGGAGAAGTGTCAGTTAAGAGATAAGAATACCGTAAAGGCTCTGTTTAAGATGTGTGAAGCGGCAAGAGAGATTGTTTTCCAAGATTGTTGGGGATTGGATAATGATATCTTCAGCATGGCAGCGGCTTTCGG GAGAGTTAAGCTACTGTATCTGGAAGGATGCTCATTGCTAACAACATCAGGTCTAGAATCAGTGATTCTACATTGGCACGAGCTAGAACATCTGAAAGTGGTTTCGTGCAAGAACATAAAAGATTCAGAAGTCTCTCCGTCGCTGTCAGCTCTGTTCTCAGCTTTAGTGGAATTGCAGTGGAGACCAGACACCAGATCGCATCTCTCTTCAAGCCTTACAGAGACCGGAATTGGTGGTAAAGGTGGGaaatttttcaagaaaacatga